Genomic window (Cellulosilyticum lentocellum DSM 5427):
AGGTGAAAAAGATAGTGTAAAAGCAACGGTGCATATAGCAAGTCATATACATGATATTGGGAAAATAGGTATTCCTGATCATATTTTAAATAAGCCAGGTAAGCTAACTGAAGAAGAGTGGGAATGTATGAAACGTCATACTTCTATAGGAGCTAATATTTTGAAAAAATCGGAAGCACTTAAGTCATTAAGTGATGTCGTTCTCTATCATCATGAAAGATGGGATGGTAAAGGCTACTATGGCTTAGAAAAAGAAAATATTCCTTTAGAAGCTAGAATCATAGCGGTTTGTGATTCCATAGATGCTATGACTAGTAAAAGAGCTTATAGAGAAACTTTATCTATAGAATATTGCAAAAATGAAATACAATCTAATATAGGTAGGATGTATGATCCGCGAGTAGCTAGTGTGGCAGTAAAACATTTTGAACATCTATTGAGCTTA
Coding sequences:
- a CDS encoding HD-GYP domain-containing protein → MNTNMPSLLNNQFAYYDVIESIVTALDAKDTYTANHSRRVGGMADLLCDYLGEKDSVKATVHIASHIHDIGKIGIPDHILNKPGKLTEEEWECMKRHTSIGANILKKSEALKSLSDVVLYHHERWDGKGYYGLEKENIPLEARIIAVCDSIDAMTSKRAYRETLSIEYCKNEIQSNIGRMYDPRVASVAVKHFEHLLSLKVVS